One region of Vibrio pelagius genomic DNA includes:
- a CDS encoding CvpA family protein — MNWLDFIILGVIGFSALISLVRGFAKEALSLVIWFGAFFIASQYYAKLAVYFTNIEDDMFRNGAAIAALFVSTLVVGALINYVIGQLVQKTGLSGTDRILGIVFGGLRGVLIVSAVLFFMDAFTAFPSSEWWKNSQLVPEFSRIIAPFFEHLQATSSFLSGAL, encoded by the coding sequence ATGAATTGGTTAGATTTTATCATTTTAGGGGTGATCGGCTTTTCAGCTTTGATCAGTTTAGTTCGTGGTTTTGCTAAGGAAGCACTGTCACTCGTTATTTGGTTTGGTGCGTTTTTTATCGCCAGCCAGTATTACGCCAAATTGGCGGTTTACTTTACAAATATCGAAGATGACATGTTTCGAAATGGCGCCGCGATAGCAGCACTGTTTGTTTCGACTCTGGTTGTCGGTGCGTTAATCAATTACGTGATTGGGCAGCTAGTACAGAAAACGGGCTTGTCTGGTACAGATAGAATCCTGGGTATCGTCTTCGGCGGTTTACGAGGTGTTCTGATTGTGTCAGCAGTGCTGTTTTTTATGGATGCTTTTACTGCATTCCCAAGTTCTGAGTGGTGGAAGAACTCGCAGTTGGTTCCTGAATTTAGTCGAATCATTGCACCGTTCTTCGAGCATTTACAAGCAACATCAAGTTTCTTATCTGGCGCGCTTTAG
- the recR gene encoding recombination mediator RecR — MRTSHMLEHLMEALRCLPGVGPKSAQRMAFHLLQRDRKGGLQLAEALGQAMTEIGHCSECRTFTEEDVCHICTNPKRQENGQICVVESPADIAAIEATGQYSGRYFVLMGHLSPLDGIGPSDIGLDVLDYRLRRGDIAEVILATNPTVEGEATAHYIAELCSAHEVNASRIAHGVPVGGELELVDGTTLSHSLLGRHKI; from the coding sequence ATGCGTACCAGTCATATGCTGGAGCATTTGATGGAGGCCTTACGTTGTCTACCTGGGGTTGGTCCCAAGTCGGCGCAGCGTATGGCCTTTCATTTGTTACAGCGCGATAGAAAAGGCGGCCTGCAATTGGCTGAGGCGCTTGGTCAAGCGATGACAGAAATTGGCCACTGTAGTGAGTGTCGTACTTTTACAGAAGAAGATGTTTGTCATATTTGTACCAACCCTAAGCGTCAAGAAAATGGTCAAATATGTGTGGTTGAAAGCCCTGCAGACATCGCAGCAATCGAGGCGACAGGTCAGTACTCTGGTCGTTACTTCGTGTTGATGGGGCACTTATCGCCGCTTGATGGTATTGGCCCTAGCGATATCGGTCTCGATGTTTTGGACTACCGTCTGCGCCGTGGCGATATTGCAGAAGTGATTCTTGCGACTAACCCAACAGTAGAAGGTGAGGCAACCGCCCACTATATCGCTGAGTTGTGTAGCGCTCATGAAGTGAACGCTAGTCGAATTGCTCACGGTGTTCCCGTCGGTGGTGAGTTAGAGTTGGTGGATGGCACCACACTGTCTCACTCACTATTAGGTCGACACAAAATCTAA
- a CDS encoding response regulator, which translates to MYKTHSQPVTTSAQEALNQKCIMLVDDDPIFRRITSAYLDAVGYRVVEAENGLDALQKLRDAAPDLIVCDLSMPILDGIELVEELSLEYPSLPMIVVSATDEMSDVAKALRFGIKDFLPKPLEDPNHLGSAIENTLKDSFDNMNSQRDFSSQWFSVDDGGEIPEDQELHWHLNYLQNNPSAARDLLHALLPDKDTSQGTWRSSYRLLQSTEMMPLVFDYAWLMNGQFVFYLVDSSSSSEGGAATTLLVRALFHDYVRNLQSFSADLKDMAEILEKGIQCSQCATPVNALFGVANLAEGTVSILPAGLDGQWSNGLVNQHIAAGQRLGENCKKNFITDRLPIETGCQLSLSLLGSASFSLDLHQGGGD; encoded by the coding sequence ATGTATAAAACTCACAGTCAGCCCGTTACTACCTCGGCACAGGAAGCGCTCAACCAAAAATGCATAATGTTGGTTGATGATGACCCCATCTTTCGCCGCATAACGTCAGCATACCTGGATGCTGTCGGTTATCGTGTGGTTGAAGCTGAAAACGGCTTAGACGCACTTCAAAAATTACGCGACGCAGCACCCGATCTCATCGTGTGTGATCTCTCTATGCCGATACTCGATGGTATCGAGCTCGTAGAAGAGTTAAGTCTCGAATACCCATCACTGCCTATGATTGTGGTTTCTGCCACTGATGAAATGTCAGACGTTGCTAAAGCGCTGCGTTTTGGTATTAAGGACTTCCTACCTAAGCCACTGGAAGATCCAAACCACTTAGGTAGTGCTATAGAAAACACTTTGAAAGATTCCTTTGATAACATGAATAGCCAAAGGGACTTTTCGAGCCAATGGTTCAGTGTCGACGATGGTGGTGAGATACCGGAAGACCAAGAGCTGCATTGGCATTTGAATTATCTTCAGAATAACCCAAGCGCTGCAAGAGATTTACTGCACGCACTGTTACCCGATAAAGATACCAGCCAAGGTACTTGGCGCAGCAGTTATCGTTTGCTGCAGTCGACAGAGATGATGCCTTTGGTGTTTGATTATGCCTGGCTGATGAATGGGCAGTTTGTGTTTTATCTTGTGGACTCTTCGTCGTCATCTGAGGGCGGGGCGGCCACCACCTTGTTAGTGCGAGCCTTGTTCCACGATTACGTTAGAAATCTACAAAGTTTCAGTGCAGATCTGAAAGATATGGCGGAGATTTTAGAGAAGGGCATTCAATGCTCACAGTGCGCGACTCCGGTGAATGCACTGTTTGGTGTTGCCAACCTAGCTGAGGGTACAGTTTCTATATTACCAGCGGGTTTGGATGGTCAGTGGTCAAATGGCCTAGTCAATCAACACATTGCCGCAGGGCAGAGGTTAGGTGAAAACTGCAAGAAGAATTTCATTACTGACAGGCTTCCGATTGAGACAGGTTGTCAGCTCTCTTTGAGTCTTTTAGGTTCAGCCAGTTTTAGTCTCGACCTGCATCAAGGCGGTGGCGATTAA
- the apt gene encoding adenine phosphoribosyltransferase, which yields MNTEKIALIKSSIKSIPDYPKAGILFRDVTSLMEDPAAYKATIELLVDTYKDMGFTKVVGTEARGFLFGAPLALELGVGFVPVRKPGKLPRQTVAQSYELEYGTDTLEIHTDAISEGDKVLMVDDLLATGGTIEATTKLIRQLGGVVDHAAFVINLPEIGGDKRLEGLGLEVFSICEFDGH from the coding sequence ATGAACACAGAAAAAATCGCTCTGATCAAATCAAGCATCAAAAGCATTCCTGATTACCCAAAAGCGGGCATTCTATTTCGCGACGTAACTAGCCTTATGGAAGATCCGGCAGCGTACAAAGCGACGATCGAACTGCTAGTGGATACTTACAAAGACATGGGCTTCACTAAAGTTGTTGGTACGGAAGCGCGCGGCTTCCTATTTGGTGCGCCACTAGCGCTTGAGTTGGGTGTTGGTTTTGTTCCTGTTCGTAAGCCGGGCAAGCTACCACGTCAAACTGTGGCACAGTCGTACGAGCTTGAGTACGGTACAGATACGCTTGAGATCCACACTGACGCGATCTCTGAAGGCGATAAAGTGCTGATGGTCGATGACCTATTGGCAACAGGTGGTACTATTGAAGCGACAACTAAACTGATTCGTCAGCTTGGTGGTGTTGTAGACCACGCAGCCTTTGTTATTAATCTTCCTGAAATTGGCGGTGACAAGCGCTTAGAGGGCCTAGGCCTTGAAGTGTTTAGTATCTGCGAATTTGACGGTCATTAA
- a CDS encoding YkgJ family cysteine cluster protein produces the protein MECRLGCGACCIAPSITSAIPGMPNGKPAGVRCIQLNEQNLCKLFGQPERPKVCHQFKACPIICGKTNQEALDNITELEAIT, from the coding sequence ATGGAATGTCGTCTAGGTTGTGGTGCCTGCTGTATTGCACCCAGTATTACATCTGCTATTCCTGGTATGCCAAATGGCAAGCCTGCTGGCGTTCGTTGTATTCAGCTCAATGAACAGAATCTCTGCAAACTATTCGGGCAACCTGAACGCCCAAAAGTGTGTCACCAATTTAAGGCGTGCCCAATCATTTGTGGCAAAACAAATCAAGAAGCGCTCGACAATATCACCGAACTCGAAGCCATCACATAG
- a CDS encoding BCCT family transporter, whose translation MKNAFSLIDKPTFFGAIALLLTIVFPLIMFPAQGAEWIAIAKTFMTDKLGFLYLTLGLTACAFMVYVVFSDMGQIKLGEADEEPEFATASWAAMLFCGGIGASILYWGCIEWAYYYQSPPFQLEPGSEEAVRWAATYGLFHWGPIAWSIYLIPALPIAYFFYVRKQPVLKISSALMPVLGEHRSKGTPGKIVDVLFIFGLLGGAATTLGLAAPLITEGLNHLFGLPKNTLTQAGVLLICTAIFAYSSYAGLEKGIKILSNINFWGAMGLLAFVLVAGPTIFMLETGLDSIGRLLSNFFVMATWAEPFGGYGTFENTHFPQDWTIFYWAWWLVFAPSMGLFVARISRGRTIKQMVTGSIFFGSLGCFLFFMILGNYGLSLQLSGDLDVVAVLNEHGATKAIFSMLDQLPMSTLVIAVFTLLCIIFTATTFDSISYILASVVQNNLTEEPMRWNRLFWAFTLSFLPTILMFLGGLSTLQTAAIVGGLPLLGISVMLMVSAVRATSLDLRHQDDYIEPTINIEELPDIDPWSAEGMALAQFEKVKDAAQDAAELERSAYKALADVKKKIRAYVLEQGSQMETHELPEELQQALELAESNLTAAQAKKLELSEQAQKARSAFNQVVAELPLN comes from the coding sequence GTGAAAAACGCCTTTTCGCTTATTGATAAGCCTACTTTTTTCGGTGCCATTGCACTACTACTTACGATAGTGTTTCCTTTGATAATGTTCCCTGCACAAGGGGCAGAATGGATTGCTATCGCGAAAACCTTCATGACCGACAAACTCGGTTTCCTCTATCTAACACTTGGCTTAACGGCCTGTGCTTTCATGGTTTATGTTGTATTCAGTGACATGGGCCAGATCAAGCTAGGTGAAGCCGATGAAGAGCCCGAGTTTGCCACAGCTTCTTGGGCTGCGATGCTATTTTGTGGTGGCATCGGTGCCAGTATTCTTTACTGGGGCTGTATCGAATGGGCCTATTACTACCAATCACCACCTTTTCAACTTGAACCTGGCAGTGAAGAGGCGGTTCGCTGGGCTGCGACCTATGGACTGTTCCACTGGGGACCAATCGCGTGGTCTATTTACTTGATCCCAGCTTTGCCAATCGCTTACTTTTTCTATGTGCGTAAACAGCCTGTACTAAAAATTTCCAGTGCGCTAATGCCAGTACTTGGAGAGCACCGCAGTAAAGGTACTCCAGGCAAGATTGTTGATGTGCTATTCATCTTTGGTCTTTTAGGTGGCGCGGCAACCACACTTGGTCTAGCCGCTCCTCTTATCACCGAAGGTTTGAATCACCTATTCGGTTTGCCAAAGAACACCCTAACTCAAGCAGGCGTATTACTGATCTGTACCGCAATTTTTGCCTACTCTTCCTACGCTGGCCTTGAAAAAGGCATCAAGATCCTCAGCAACATCAACTTCTGGGGTGCAATGGGTCTATTGGCATTTGTGCTTGTTGCAGGTCCAACCATCTTTATGTTGGAAACTGGGTTGGATTCGATTGGTCGCTTGCTCTCTAACTTCTTCGTTATGGCGACTTGGGCTGAACCTTTTGGTGGCTACGGCACATTTGAAAATACCCATTTTCCACAAGATTGGACCATCTTCTACTGGGCATGGTGGTTAGTATTCGCCCCGAGCATGGGTTTGTTCGTTGCGCGTATCTCTCGTGGTCGCACAATTAAACAGATGGTAACCGGTTCGATCTTTTTTGGATCTTTGGGCTGTTTCTTGTTCTTCATGATTTTGGGTAACTACGGCCTGTCATTACAACTGTCTGGAGACTTAGACGTGGTCGCGGTACTCAACGAGCATGGCGCAACCAAAGCGATATTCTCGATGCTTGACCAACTGCCAATGAGCACACTGGTTATCGCGGTATTTACGCTGTTGTGCATTATCTTCACGGCAACGACTTTTGACTCGATCTCATACATCTTGGCGTCGGTAGTACAAAACAACTTAACAGAAGAGCCTATGCGTTGGAACCGTCTGTTTTGGGCATTTACACTATCATTCCTGCCAACGATTTTAATGTTCTTAGGTGGACTAAGTACCTTACAGACCGCGGCTATCGTGGGTGGCCTACCGCTACTAGGGATTTCAGTGATGTTGATGGTTTCTGCCGTTCGTGCGACCAGTCTTGACCTACGCCATCAAGATGACTACATCGAGCCAACAATCAACATCGAAGAGCTGCCCGATATCGACCCTTGGTCTGCAGAGGGGATGGCACTGGCTCAGTTTGAGAAAGTGAAAGATGCTGCTCAAGACGCGGCTGAGCTAGAACGCTCCGCCTACAAAGCGCTGGCAGATGTGAAGAAAAAGATTCGAGCATATGTTCTTGAACAAGGCTCTCAGATGGAAACGCATGAATTGCCAGAAGAGTTGCAGCAAGCACTGGAGCTTGCTGAGAGCAACCTAACTGCCGCACAAGCGAAGAAACTTGAGTTGTCCGAACAAGCACAGAAAGCTCGTAGTGCGTTCAATCAAGTGGTTGCAGAACTACCACTTAATTGA
- the purF gene encoding amidophosphoribosyltransferase, with the protein MCGIVGIVGSTPVNQSIYDALTVLQHRGQDAAGICTIESNRFRLRKANGLVKDVFEAKHMQRLQGDVGIGHVRYPTAGSSSASEAQPFYVNSPFGITLAHNGNLTNANEVREKLFEKDRRHVNTTSDSEVLLNVLAHEIDTVKGNVTSDDVFRAVANVHRTIRGAYAVTAMIIGHGMIAFRDPNGIRPLCLGKREVNGRTEYMVASESVALDAVGFDFVRDVAPGEAIYATFEGELFTKQCADNPKLNPCIFEFVYFARPDSFIDKISVYSARVEMGEALGRRIKDEYSDLDIDVVIPIPETSNDIALRIAQAIDKPYRQGFVKNRYVGRTFIMPGQQQRKKSVRRKLNAIRSEFKGKNVLLVDDSIVRGTTSEQIIEMARDSGANKVYMVSAAPEVRFPNVYGIDMPSANELIAHGRDNQTICDQIGADALIFQKLDDLIEAVGQGNQDITQFDTSVFNGEYVTGDIDQKYLDFLDALRNDDSKIQREIQQDLANLELHNEGA; encoded by the coding sequence ATGTGTGGTATTGTTGGAATCGTGGGTTCAACACCTGTAAACCAGTCAATTTATGACGCTTTAACGGTATTGCAGCATCGTGGCCAAGATGCCGCTGGTATTTGTACCATAGAAAGCAATCGTTTTCGTCTGCGTAAGGCGAACGGTTTAGTTAAAGATGTTTTCGAAGCTAAACACATGCAACGCCTCCAAGGTGATGTTGGTATCGGTCATGTTCGTTACCCAACAGCAGGTAGCTCTAGCGCTTCTGAAGCTCAACCTTTCTACGTAAACTCGCCATTTGGCATTACCCTAGCTCACAACGGTAACCTAACGAACGCAAACGAAGTTCGTGAGAAGCTGTTTGAAAAAGACCGTCGTCACGTAAACACAACATCAGATTCTGAAGTACTACTAAACGTACTGGCTCACGAGATCGATACTGTGAAAGGCAACGTAACGTCTGACGATGTATTCCGCGCAGTGGCTAATGTACACCGCACCATTCGTGGCGCTTACGCAGTAACAGCCATGATCATCGGCCACGGTATGATTGCGTTCCGCGATCCAAACGGTATTCGCCCACTGTGTCTTGGTAAGCGTGAAGTCAATGGTCGCACTGAGTACATGGTCGCGTCTGAGTCGGTCGCGCTAGATGCGGTTGGTTTCGATTTTGTGCGTGACGTTGCGCCGGGCGAGGCTATCTACGCTACGTTTGAAGGTGAGCTGTTTACTAAGCAGTGTGCTGACAATCCAAAACTGAACCCTTGTATTTTCGAATTTGTTTACTTTGCACGCCCAGACTCTTTTATCGACAAGATCTCTGTCTACAGTGCGCGTGTTGAGATGGGTGAAGCACTGGGTCGTCGTATCAAAGACGAATACTCAGATCTTGATATCGACGTGGTTATCCCGATCCCTGAAACATCGAATGACATTGCTCTACGCATTGCTCAGGCGATCGATAAGCCATACCGCCAAGGCTTCGTGAAGAACCGTTACGTAGGTCGTACTTTCATCATGCCGGGTCAACAACAGCGTAAGAAGTCTGTTCGTCGTAAACTCAATGCGATTCGTTCTGAGTTCAAAGGCAAGAACGTACTTCTAGTAGATGACTCTATTGTTCGTGGTACAACTTCAGAGCAGATCATTGAGATGGCTCGAGACTCAGGTGCTAATAAAGTTTACATGGTTTCAGCTGCACCAGAAGTTCGTTTCCCGAATGTTTACGGCATCGATATGCCAAGTGCAAACGAGTTGATTGCTCACGGTCGTGACAATCAAACCATCTGTGACCAAATCGGTGCAGACGCGCTTATCTTCCAAAAACTGGATGATCTGATTGAAGCGGTAGGTCAAGGCAACCAAGACATTACTCAGTTTGATACCTCGGTATTCAACGGTGAGTACGTGACAGGTGACATCGACCAGAAGTACCTAGATTTCCTAGATGCACTGCGTAACGATGATTCAAAGATTCAGCGTGAGATTCAGCAGGATTTAGCCAACCTCGAGCTACACAACGAAGGTGCTTAA
- a CDS encoding YbaN family protein codes for MSIKVLSLNLAGGLCIILAFLGIVLPLLPTTPFLLLASACFMRSSPRLHRWMHQHPTLGPLLTNWYEHGAVTKRVKSRGVLFILLSFSLSIYFAPIVWVKVFLIAVLVILLTWFIRLPTHELVADSKENH; via the coding sequence ATTAGCATTAAAGTTCTTAGCCTGAACCTCGCTGGTGGCCTCTGCATTATCCTCGCTTTTCTAGGCATTGTTTTACCTTTACTACCAACAACACCTTTTTTGCTACTAGCAAGTGCTTGTTTCATGCGCAGTAGCCCGCGCTTGCATCGTTGGATGCACCAACACCCAACATTAGGCCCTCTGCTTACCAACTGGTATGAACATGGTGCGGTCACAAAACGCGTGAAAAGTCGTGGTGTACTGTTTATTCTTCTTAGCTTTTCACTCTCTATCTACTTTGCACCTATTGTATGGGTAAAAGTGTTCCTAATTGCCGTACTTGTTATTCTTCTCACATGGTTTATTCGCCTTCCCACCCACGAGTTAGTTGCTGACAGCAAAGAAAATCACTAA
- a CDS encoding YbaB/EbfC family nucleoid-associated protein, which produces MFGKGGMGNLMKQAQQMQDRMQKLQEEIANMEVTGESGAGLVKVTITGSHSVRRVDIDESLMEDDKEMLEDLIAAAFNDAARRVEETQKEKMAGVTGGMQLPPGMKMPF; this is translated from the coding sequence ATGTTTGGTAAAGGTGGTATGGGCAACCTAATGAAGCAAGCCCAGCAAATGCAAGATCGCATGCAAAAGCTTCAAGAAGAAATCGCAAATATGGAAGTAACCGGTGAATCTGGTGCTGGCCTAGTAAAAGTAACGATCACTGGTAGCCACAGTGTACGTCGCGTTGATATCGATGAAAGCCTAATGGAAGACGATAAAGAGATGCTTGAAGATCTCATCGCTGCGGCATTCAACGATGCAGCTCGTCGTGTTGAAGAGACTCAAAAAGAGAAAATGGCTGGCGTAACTGGTGGTATGCAACTTCCACCAGGTATGAAGATGCCTTTCTAA
- a CDS encoding YcgN family cysteine cluster protein → MTSPFWQEKSLEQMTEQEWESLCDGCGKCCLHKLMDEDSDEVYYTNVACSWLNSKTCSCKDYPNRFSSGEECLKLTRDKIDEFHWLPDTCAYRLLSEEKSLPEWHPLITGSKSAMHAAGESVRNKVVYEIDVVDWEDHIINHPNRA, encoded by the coding sequence ATGACCAGTCCATTTTGGCAAGAAAAATCACTAGAACAGATGACCGAACAAGAGTGGGAATCGCTTTGTGATGGCTGCGGCAAATGTTGCCTGCACAAACTAATGGATGAAGATAGCGACGAAGTGTACTACACCAACGTCGCGTGTAGTTGGTTAAACAGTAAGACGTGTTCTTGTAAAGATTACCCAAATCGCTTTAGCTCGGGTGAAGAGTGTTTGAAGTTAACTCGTGACAAGATTGATGAGTTTCACTGGCTTCCTGACACATGTGCGTATCGCCTATTATCAGAAGAGAAGTCGCTTCCAGAATGGCACCCACTGATCACTGGCTCTAAATCTGCAATGCACGCTGCGGGTGAAAGTGTACGTAATAAAGTAGTGTATGAGATTGATGTTGTTGATTGGGAAGACCACATCATCAACCACCCAAATCGCGCTTAG
- a CDS encoding LysR family transcriptional regulator: protein MKLDDLNLFRLVVENGSYTATSRKTMIPVATITRRIQALEDSLNLRLLNRHARKLSLTEAGERFFNECSPLLQRLASTAEELTDVCKGASGKIRISAPSNLTKRMMMPMFSDFMSQYPDINIELMMNNQADQLDPTEWDVIFRVGPQRDSSLIARKISEVKDILVASPDYLAKNPAPTHAEELANHSLLKGYPLIKWQLSNSNDESVVNTEKGRFNANALNVVRQACSEGLGITLMPDVMIREYIEDGSLVRVLDDWSANPRDIYMLYNHKDHLPEKVRLFIDFVIAYHIH from the coding sequence ATGAAATTAGATGATTTAAACCTGTTTCGATTAGTCGTCGAAAATGGGAGCTACACCGCAACCTCGCGCAAAACTATGATTCCGGTTGCGACGATCACACGACGTATTCAAGCTTTGGAAGACTCTCTAAATCTGAGGCTCCTAAACAGACATGCGCGTAAACTTTCATTGACAGAGGCTGGCGAGCGTTTTTTCAATGAGTGCTCACCGTTACTACAGCGTTTGGCATCAACGGCTGAAGAATTAACTGATGTCTGCAAGGGCGCATCAGGTAAGATCCGTATTTCCGCACCATCAAACCTAACCAAGCGTATGATGATGCCAATGTTCAGCGACTTCATGAGCCAATACCCAGATATCAACATTGAGCTTATGATGAACAACCAAGCTGACCAACTCGACCCGACCGAATGGGACGTTATTTTTCGTGTTGGCCCACAGCGAGACTCTAGCCTTATTGCTCGCAAGATCAGCGAAGTTAAGGACATACTCGTAGCAAGCCCTGATTATTTAGCGAAAAACCCAGCCCCTACCCATGCAGAAGAGCTGGCTAATCACTCACTTCTCAAAGGTTACCCTTTAATCAAATGGCAGCTAAGCAACTCCAACGACGAAAGTGTGGTAAACACAGAAAAAGGTCGTTTCAATGCTAATGCGTTAAACGTGGTAAGACAGGCATGTTCAGAAGGCTTAGGCATCACTCTAATGCCAGATGTTATGATCCGTGAGTACATTGAAGATGGCAGTTTAGTGCGGGTGTTAGATGATTGGAGTGCTAACCCGAGAGACATCTACATGCTCTACAATCACAAAGATCACCTGCCAGAAAAAGTGCGCCTATTTATCGATTTTGTGATCGCGTACCACATTCACTAA
- the dnaX gene encoding DNA polymerase III subunit gamma/tau, with translation MSYLALARKWRPTKFKEVVGQAHVLTALENALSQNRLHHAYLFSGTRGVGKTTIGRLFAKGLNCETGITSTPCGECATCKEIDEGRFVDLLEIDAASRTKVEDTRELLDNVQYKPARGRFKVYLIDEVHMLSRHSFNALLKTLEEPPEYVKFLLATTDPQKLPVTILSRCLQFHLKPISVDNIHEQLDHILAEEKVTSESRALGMIAHAADGSMRDALSLTDQAIALGNGNVATDIVSHMLGTLDTDQAIHLLEAISSKQPQTAMACIQALAENGVEWDGLLNQLATQLHRLAMYQALPASLDQAQPDAEKIELLSQALSPQDVQLYYQIVLKGREDLPLSPTARVGIEMVVLRMLAFRPAAELSSSTISTAPAESKATKPPTVTPTQGTQSVNSVQPMNQAQPAPNSVPPQQGYVQPNAPQYSEPQGYPDSGYMGGPQDMPPAYDDHGPYGAPAAPAKQKPVAPAPSQPAAQNQSVPASERPASPVSGLRHQLRSQRRGATPDARGSAPKKAKATPAKTSVLDRVAQQHGGSERVSPTSLPAASTQNITDDNEPYRWKPSKPAVKEVSKELTPTQIRRALEHVKTPEMTEKLLHESIAQDEWSATIQKLETAKLVEQLALNSVFSKNGTSISLMLRPTQAHLNTDKAQSELLQALNSVFGEECHLSVEIGESGETPLELRERLYQGKLKDAFTSLENDPNVQFIEKRFAAELDRDSVRPI, from the coding sequence ATGAGCTATCTAGCGTTAGCGCGAAAATGGCGACCAACGAAGTTCAAAGAAGTCGTTGGTCAAGCCCATGTTTTAACAGCTTTAGAGAATGCACTTAGCCAAAACAGGTTGCACCATGCGTACCTGTTTAGCGGTACTCGAGGTGTCGGTAAAACGACCATTGGCCGCTTGTTTGCTAAAGGCCTAAACTGTGAAACAGGCATTACTTCTACACCTTGCGGTGAGTGTGCAACCTGTAAAGAGATCGACGAAGGTCGTTTTGTTGATCTCCTAGAAATAGATGCGGCGTCTCGAACCAAGGTTGAAGACACTCGTGAGCTATTGGACAACGTTCAATACAAGCCAGCTCGTGGTCGCTTTAAGGTTTACCTTATCGATGAAGTTCACATGCTTTCTAGGCACAGTTTCAATGCTCTTCTAAAAACGTTAGAAGAGCCGCCTGAGTATGTGAAATTCTTATTGGCAACAACGGATCCTCAGAAACTGCCTGTGACCATTTTGTCTCGCTGTCTGCAGTTCCATTTGAAGCCTATCAGTGTTGATAACATCCACGAGCAGCTCGACCATATTCTTGCAGAAGAGAAGGTGACGTCTGAGTCTCGCGCTCTGGGAATGATAGCGCACGCTGCTGACGGCAGTATGCGTGATGCGTTGAGCTTAACCGATCAAGCGATTGCATTGGGCAACGGTAATGTAGCCACTGACATTGTCTCCCATATGCTGGGTACGCTAGATACTGACCAAGCTATTCACTTGCTTGAGGCTATCAGTAGCAAGCAGCCACAAACTGCGATGGCGTGCATCCAAGCACTAGCGGAGAATGGTGTCGAGTGGGATGGCTTGCTGAATCAGTTGGCGACTCAACTGCATCGACTCGCTATGTATCAGGCTCTCCCAGCTTCGTTAGATCAAGCTCAGCCAGACGCTGAGAAAATAGAGCTTCTTTCACAAGCACTCAGCCCGCAAGACGTACAACTCTATTATCAGATTGTGCTTAAAGGGCGTGAAGACCTACCTCTTTCGCCAACGGCTCGCGTTGGTATTGAGATGGTTGTGCTGAGAATGTTGGCATTCCGTCCTGCTGCAGAGCTGTCGTCAAGCACTATATCCACCGCACCTGCGGAGTCTAAAGCAACAAAGCCCCCAACAGTCACACCTACACAAGGTACGCAATCAGTTAACTCGGTGCAGCCTATGAATCAGGCTCAGCCAGCGCCAAACTCTGTGCCGCCCCAGCAAGGTTACGTGCAACCGAACGCGCCACAATATTCAGAGCCTCAAGGGTATCCTGACTCTGGTTATATGGGCGGCCCACAGGATATGCCTCCGGCGTATGATGATCATGGGCCGTATGGCGCGCCTGCTGCGCCAGCGAAGCAAAAGCCTGTGGCACCTGCTCCAAGCCAACCAGCGGCACAAAATCAGTCTGTACCGGCTTCTGAGCGCCCTGCATCACCTGTGAGTGGATTACGTCACCAGTTACGTTCTCAGCGTAGAGGAGCAACGCCAGACGCAAGAGGCAGTGCTCCAAAAAAGGCTAAAGCGACACCAGCTAAAACTTCAGTGCTCGACCGAGTTGCTCAGCAACACGGTGGTTCTGAGCGGGTGTCGCCAACTTCTCTCCCTGCAGCATCGACACAAAATATAACCGATGATAATGAACCTTATCGTTGGAAACCGTCTAAACCTGCAGTGAAAGAGGTCTCGAAAGAGTTAACACCTACTCAGATAAGACGCGCTTTAGAGCACGTTAAAACGCCGGAAATGACTGAAAAGCTATTGCATGAGTCGATCGCTCAAGATGAATGGTCGGCAACCATACAGAAGCTTGAAACGGCGAAACTTGTCGAGCAGTTGGCACTGAACTCCGTGTTCAGTAAAAACGGCACTTCAATCAGTCTGATGCTACGACCAACACAAGCACACTTGAATACTGATAAAGCGCAGAGTGAATTATTGCAAGCTCTGAACAGCGTATTCGGTGAAGAGTGCCATTTAAGTGTCGAGATCGGCGAATCAGGCGAAACGCCACTAGAATTACGTGAGAGGCTGTATCAAGGTAAGCTGAAAGATGCGTTCACTAGCCTTGAGAATGATCCCAATGTTCAGTTCATTGAAAAGCGCTTTGCCGCTGAACTGGACAGAGACAGTGTTCGTCCAATTTAG